A stretch of Ipomoea triloba cultivar NCNSP0323 chromosome 13, ASM357664v1 DNA encodes these proteins:
- the LOC116002779 gene encoding cytochrome P450 CYP82D47-like, translated as MDYFPLPSLVAALAATILLATFLYNLFRNKEVGPKIPQPGLAWPIIGHFHLLAGNDRMPHKVLGDLADKYGPLFRMKMGAHQVLVVSDSQTAKECLNANDRALAGRPKAIASEHIGYNYANFGLGSNTPFWREIRKVVVLELLSNRRVEALRRFRESGAKTFVQDIYRTWARDKNNESNVVELDMKEWFGKLIIDSMLHLLFGHRYEEVGDWVKAVFRRNFELLGMSLMADYLPWLRWLDIGGYEKAIKENTKEMDRVMEDWLQEHKKNTNMKPQGEEDFMGALLSQIGSNKDILNGFDADTVVKATCSALLAASTDTTSTTLTWALSLILNSENVLEKIRSELDNNVGRERHVNESDLSNLTYLQAVVKETLRLYPPGPLLMPHESVDDCVINGYHVVKGTRILINASRIHRDPKFWSNPDAFKPERFLMEYKEIDMRGNNFDLIPFGSGRRICPGVSLALQSVQLGLAAIIHGFDIKKASDEPIDMTEANGLAVGKATPLHVFLAPRLPSHLYL; from the exons ATGGATTATTTCCCTCTACCAAGCCTTGTAGCGGCTTTGGCTGCCACTATTCTACTTGCAACCTTCCTCTACAACCTCTTCCGTAACAAAGAAGTGGGCCCAAAGATCCCCCAACCAGGACTCGCATGGCCTATAATCGGCCATTTCCACCTCCTCGCGGGCAATGATCGGATGCCCCACAAAGTATTGGGCGACTTGGCGGACAAATACGGGCCCTTGTTCCGAATGAAGATGGGCGCACATCAAGTGTTGGTGGTTAGCGACTCGCAAACCGCCAAAGAGTGCCTCAACGCCAACGATAGAGCGCTCGCGGGCCGCCCAAAGGCCATAGCTTCGGAGCACATAGGCTACAACTACGCCAACTTCGGGCTGGGCTCAAACACTCCCTTCTGGCGCGAAATCCGCAAGGTGGTGGTTCTTGAGTTGCTGTCCAACCGCCGCGTGGAGGCGCTCAGGCGCTTTCGGGAATCGGGAGCCAAAACATTCGTCCAAGACATCTACCGAACTTGGGCGAGGGACAAGAATAACGAATCCAACGTTGTAGAGCTGGACATGAAGGAGTGGTTTGGGAAATTAATCATAGACTCCATGTTACACCTGCTTTTCGGGCATCGGTACGAGGAAGTAGGGGACTGGGTGAAAGCGGTTTTCAGGCGAAACTTTGAACTCCTAGGAATGTCTCTCATGGCTGATTACCTTCCATGGTTAAGATGGTTGGACATTGGAGGATATGAGAAGGCCATTAAGGAGAACACTAAAGAGATGGACAGGGTAATGGAAGATTGGCTTCAAGAACATAAAAAGAACACAAATATGAAACCTCAAGGTGAAGAAGACTTCATGGGTGCATTGCTTTCCCAAATTGGTAGCAACAAAGATATTCTGAATGGTTTTGATGCTGACACAGTTGTCAAAGCCACTTGCTCG GCTTTATTGGCAGCAAGCACAGATACAACTTCAACAACATTAACATGGGCACTCTCATTAATATTGAATAGTGAGAATGTGTTGGAGAAGATCCGAAGTGAGCTAGACAATAATGTCGGGAGAGAAAGGCATGTCAATGAATCTGACCTAAGCAATTTGACTTATCTTCAAGCAGTGGTCAAAGAAACTTTACGTTTATATCCTCCAGGTCCCCTCTTAATGCCACATGAATCCGTAGATGATTGTGTGATCAATGGCTATCATGTCGTAAAGGGTACACGGATATTGATAAATGCTTCAAGGATTCATCGTGATCCAAAATTTTGGTCAAATCCTGATGCTTTTAAACCTGAGAGATTTTTGATGGAGTACAAAGAGATTGATATGAGGGGTAATAATTTTGACCTAATTCCATTTGGTAGTGGAAGGAGAATTTGCCCTGGGGTGTCTCTAGCACTACAAAGTGTGCAATTGGGCTTGGCCGCTATCATTCATGGCTTTGATATTAAAAAGGCTTCAGATGAACCAATTGACATGACAGAGGCTAATGGCCTTGCTGTTGGCAAGGCAACTCCACTCCACGTTTTCCTTGCCCCACGCCTACCTTCTCATCTCTACCTTTGA
- the LOC116002753 gene encoding cytochrome P450 CYP82D47-like, with amino-acid sequence MDSSLISIAAAAFLLLPLLYKLFCNKDVSRKPPEAGGAWPIIGHLHLLAAPEATFKILRDMAKKYGPIFQIRLGPNPVLVVSDSRVAKECFTTNDKALASRPKSLSIEIMGYNYANFGFAPYGPYWRHVRKVVMLELLSKRRLEMLGRVRESGVKAFMGNIYGSWKRDKIGSSEDDVVMLDMKEWFPKLVMDIMIRMLFGLGYHDGGSQASETISRFFELMDVTPVGEFVPWLRWLDIGGHEKAIRETAKDMDGVMEAWLQEHKRKRSSKPKEEEDFMDALLSHFDADNDIPKDFDPDTIVKATCMAVLGAATDTTALTLTWALSLILNNPSTLENIRGEIDIHVGKERQVEESDINNLTYLQALVKETLRLYPPGPLLLPHESIEDCTIDGYHVTKGTRLLVNVSMIHRDPEFWSDPDTFRPERFLAEHKEVDVRGNHFNLIPFGGGRRICPGISLGLQSVQLALASLVHGFDVKKISEKPIDMTEAPGLSNVKATPLNVFLSPRLPSHLYG; translated from the exons ATGGATTCCTCTCTAATAAGCATTGCAGCGGCCGCTTTTCTACTGCTCCCCTTGCTCTACAAACTCTTTTGTAACAAAGATGTGAGCCGGAAACCACCTGAAGCCGGCGGCGCGTGGCCTATAATCGGCCATCTCCACCTCCTCGCTGCGCCGGAGGCCACTTTCAAAATCTTGAGGGACATGGCGAAGAAATACGGGCCGATATTCCAAATAAGGCTCGGCCCGAATCCGGTCTTGGTGGTCAGCGACTCTCGAGTGGCCAAAGAATGCTTCACCACCAACGACAAAGCGCTAGCGAGCCGCCCAAAGTCGTTGTCTATAGAGATAATGGGCTACAACTACGCCAATTTCGGGTTCGCCCCGTACGGCCCGTACTGGCGCCACGTCCGCAAGGTTGTCATGCTTGAGCTGCTGTCCAAACGGCGGCTAGAGATGCTGGGACGCGTTCGCGAGTCGGGAGTGAAAGCATTCATGGGAAACATCTACGGAAGTTGGAAAAGGGACAAAATTGGGTCGTCCGAGGATGATGTTGTAATGTTGGATATGAAAGAGTGGTTTCCCAAATTAGTAATGGACATCATGATCCGGATGCTTTTCGGGCTGGGTTACCACGACGGAGGGAGCCAGGCGTCGGAGACGATCAGTAGGTTCTTTGAACTCATGGATGTGACTCCCGTCGGCGAATTCGTGCCGTGGCTAAGGTGGTTGGATATCGGCGGACATGAGAAGGCCATTAGGGAGACAGCTAAAGACATGGATGGGGTAATGGAAGCTTGGCTGCAAGAacataaaaggaaaagaagttCGAAGCCTAAAGAGGAAGAGGACTTCATGGATGCTTTGTTGTCTCATTTTGATGCTGACAATGATATTCCTAAAGATTTTGATCCTGACACAATTGTCAAAGCCACTTGCATG GCTGTGTTGGGGGCAGCTACTGATACTACTGCGCTAACGTTAACATGGGCACTttctttaatattaaataatccTAGTACCCTTGAAAATATTCGAGGTGAGATAGATATTCATGTTGGGAAGGAAAGACAGGTAGAGGAGTCGGACATAAATAATCTGACTTATCTTCAGGCACTTGTTAAAGAAACGTTACGTTTGTATCCTCCTGGTCCTCTCTTACTACCGCATGAATCCATAGAGGATTGCACGATCGACGGCTACCACGTCACAAAGGGTACACGCTTATTGGTGAATGTTTCGATGATACATCGTGATCCAGAGTTTTGGTCGGATCCGGACACATTTAGACCTGAAAGGTTCTTGGCAGAGCACAAAGAGGTTGATGTGAGGGGTAATCATTTTAACTTAATTCCATTTGGTGGTGGAAGAAGAATCTGCCCTGGGATTTCTTTAGGGCTCCAAAGTGTGCAATTGGCCTTGGCCAGTCTTGTTCATGGTTTTGATGTCAAAAAGATTTCAGAGAAGCCAATTGACATGACAGAGGCTCCGGGCTTGTCAAATGTGAAGGCAACTCCACTCAATGTTTTCCTCTCCCCACGTCTACCTTCTCATCTCTATGGCTGA